One Aegilops tauschii subsp. strangulata cultivar AL8/78 chromosome 2, Aet v6.0, whole genome shotgun sequence genomic window, cctactggttcgataacattggtctcatcactgaggaaaatacctaccgtagctgtgctgcatcatcccctcctctttggggaaatactgacgtagttcaagccgcatcagccACCGCTGCTGGTAGAACCAATCTACCCTCCTCGTCGAGCCCCTAACCCCAAGGCCGCGAAGACAGGCAAGCTATCCCCCTGGTCAGCCCGAGGATCTAGAGCGATCGGAGGTGAGGGGTAGAAGCAGAGGACGGTAGGGAAGACTCAACGCCGGCTGGACGCCAGCGGAGTAGGTAAACCCTAGTCGCCATTGGCGGGTAGGGTAGGCTGCTCCTCATTGGGTACGACACTCCGAAAAGACCCAAAAATCCATCTCTGCACCCGATCTAAAgtaaattttttttcaaaaaaatactaaaaatttcaaaaaacaATCTGATTTTATTTTTTGCATGGAAGATGTTCGAGTTTGTGATGTCCGGGCAGACATCTGAGGACTCATGGCAAAAAAGAGGAAATCGGCGTGAACAATACGTGACAGTAAACTTACTCACATAGCCgtattttgtcttttttgtttcaCGCTCCTGGAATGTCCAAACTCCATCAAATTTTGCACGAACATCAcacacacgggcatcttgctttccaaaaaaaaaaatcagttttttatatatttttttatCTATTTTTAGTGATTTTTGGATTTTGCCCGGGCTCAGCCGGGGAGCAGAAACGCTCCTCTCCAAAAGACCTAATTACCCTTTTTTAACTCTTTCCTGGGGGAGGGACTAAAACCCTAAATATTTGAGCAGAATTGGTGGGAGCTGCTCAAATTTGAACACAATGAGTGTTCTGAGGTGTAACTCCTCAAAATTTTGAGGAAAATGATTAGTCGTGGTCCGAGTCTAACTCCTTAAAACAGAGAATTTGAAGGAAGAACTAGAAATTCTTTCAAGGAGTTAAAGCTTTTTGAGGGAAGAGCTAGAGAATCTAATTGCCCCACCATGTAGCAAAGGGAAGAAAATGATCCAACATTCCAACAATATACATGTCACCTGCGGACTATAGCACATCACACACCTTGTATTCAACTCCCCTCAGTCTGCCTGCACTTTTGCAGTGTCCACCTCTGTCACCTAAACAAGCTATACATACCTCAGGAACCAAACAGCAGCACATCACACCGAGGAAGCTCCGCGTACTCTGCTCGGCCGAGCAACATGACCCTGTACATGTACGCACCCACACAGTGTACTGTATATGTACGCCTCTAGCCACCTACGCAgccagctgctgctgctgagtACTGTTGCTACTGCTGGTGGTGGCGCTAGTGCCATCGTCTTCAGAGAGGCAGCAGTGCATCCTGCTGCCtggagcggcggcgacggcggtagGCGGAAGAAGGGACTCCGGCTCCAGCTCCAGGCAAAGCATCTCCGACTGGAGGATGGCGCAGTAGTGGCCGAACGTCTCCGGAGACACGTTCAGGTCGAAGCCGACGCCGAAGAGGAAGTCCACCTCGAGGTAGTTCATCTCCGGCAGGCTGATCCCACCCACCTTGGCGAAGTAGGCGTTGTTGTAGCATCTGCGAGATCAGCAAGGCACCATATGTTAACATGTTACGTGCCTGTATCAGGATTCAGATCATATGGTATCTATCTATACCAATCATGTTAAATCCTTTTCTTTTTGAGAAATCAAGACTGGCAGTGGCAGTAGGCTACCAAACATTAGTGCAGTGCAGAGCAAACCAAATATGACAGAGAGGCACACGCCAAATCAATTATTCAGAATCCACCTTAAAAACAGTCAAATCTTTAGAATGTCAAATCGTCCAAACTAAGAATAACCATAGTGATTGTGTCAAGGAAGAAATATGCAACCAATCATCAATTGGGTAATGATTCCAGGAAAAGGACAGATAGGGCTTGATGCTCTTGGCAGGAGGGAGTTGGAACAGGTAGTGTGCATCCATCAGCAAGGGCCAAGTTGCCACCGTCCTATCATATGGCAAGTACTTGACAGTGAATTAAATtccaaaaagagagaaaaggTTGCTGAAAGGGAGGGGGGCCTCTATCTTAAATCTTGGCTTGGGTCCCCCCAAGGTGCAAATGTGGTTGGAACATGGTTGGAAGGAGCAGCACTGCAGCAGGGCCACCATTGCCTCTTTGTTTGCAGGTATAATTTTGCCCACACCACATACATCACCCCATGAGCAGATAATACTCTACTCTGCTTGGTGTTTGGTGTGCTGGCAGCCTGGCATGGGCAGATGACATAACGAAAATTCTCCAAATGCAAATCGATAGGAGTAGTATTTTCTTTTGATAGTGGGTGCAGGCTTCGACTGCCTGTACTTGTTAGGATTTAGGGAAGGGGTTGTTGGGTTCTGCTTCTTAAAGAATGCTCTCTGCAAATGCAAAATACGTGATCTGGATTCCACAATTAGATGTCGATCTTATCCCATCAGAGCCTTCTATGAACAACGACTCAACAAATTGTCTGCAGTGGCTCTATAGAACATGCAACACTGACACGATTAGTAGTTAGTTTAGCACCAACTTGAACGGCAGAGAAGCAGACTAATCAGCCCCTTTGCAATCCCAAAGTTGTGTTGACATGCTAGATTGATTAAGGTCCCCAGCTATTAACTGGTTGACAGTGATATTTTGTCAAGCACACAAAGAAGCAAAAGATAAGAGTTTGCGATAATGCTTGCCCTAAAAAATCAAGCGGATAAAGCTGCCAGGCTTGAGCACAAAAGAACAAAATTTATATGAGAATCAAGCTATCTCTGCACTACATCTTGATTCAAGGGAATAAGAACAGTGCCCACACACCAATTGAGTCTTCCTAAAATTATTTTTGTCATCCTAAATACTAGTAGCCTGGTCTAGAGAATTCCACCTGTTTCTGATCCAATTCTCTGCTGTAAGGTGGGCATTAGCAGACAGAGGACCAACTGGCCTCAAGAACACATAACTTCCCAAACAAACTAGGAACTCGATCGTACACGCGCCAGTCATACTCGTGATCAGGGGGTGAGGTGCAGGCGAACTTACATGTCATCCATGAACTTGACGGCGGAGAGCACGGTGGTGATGAGGAGGCGGTGCACGCTGTAGGAGTCCACggcgagggcgcggcggcggcgcaggagGCGGTCGAGGTAGATGTAACCCACGACGAAGCACGCGGGGCTGCAGCCCGCGAACCGCGCGATGCGCGCCATGTACGCGCGCACGGAGATGCCGGGCTTCGTCATCGCCCGGAACGCCGACCCTGACGCCGGTTCCAGCGCTCCCGGCCCCGTCGCCGCGTCGTTGCGCTCCGTTACGCGCTCCAGGAGCGCGGAGAGGACGCCCACCACCCGCGGCATGTCCGTTGCCGGTAGATCCTCCTCCTCAGCACTGCCCATGCTGGCTTCTCGAATCTCGATCGCCGGCTCCCTTGGATGCTGTGCGCCTGTGTATGTGTACGCCTGAGTTTTCGCGGCTGGACTTCATGGAGAGTTGAAGATTTCGTTATATAGGATGTTGGGGAGGAAGGTAGTGAAATGTCGCACCATGATGTTGAGAAAATCCTCATACAAATTAATCAAAGAAAAACACTACAAAATAAACCGAGTATGTTAACAATAACCATGAGGGCACTATTGAACATCTCACCGCCAAAAAAAGCACATGAGAGGCCGGGCCACCATAATAAGACGCAACCAAGGCCGCTCACGACGAGCGAACACGCGCCACTTGGAAGACCCAATTGAACTTTGTAGCACCAATACCATCAAACTGTTGTCGAAGAGTACCCTCTGCCCTCTCGCTCCGGATCGAGGAGCGTCAATCTATCAACGTAGAAATGACAAACGAGGACTATGTCACATGTAAAGGAAAGGCGCAGGCGAGGCCACTAGCCACCGAAACCAAGGCGTTGTTGCTTAGAGCTCCCAACCACCCCAAACATGCTACCGCGACTGGAAGGTACCCACACTAACCAACGACTCCCCCAAAAGGGTCAAGATGCGAAGATCGTCTCCCGGAACGAACAAGGGCTTTCACCCTGAGCATTGGCAAAAGGGGGAGACCAGGCGTCCCCCAAGAGCAACGCGACACTTGCAAGCATCGTCGTCGTTAGCCCAAGGCTCAAAGCTCTCGCTCGGCCCCTCCAGCAGACCTCGCCAAGGGTATTCAAGACACCAGACCCACCATGACAATAGACCCACTACAACGACTGAGGACTCCGAATCTAGATCAGATCTTG contains:
- the LOC109737988 gene encoding cyclin-P4-1, whose amino-acid sequence is MGSAEEEDLPATDMPRVVGVLSALLERVTERNDAATGPGALEPASGSAFRAMTKPGISVRAYMARIARFAGCSPACFVVGYIYLDRLLRRRRALAVDSYSVHRLLITTVLSAVKFMDDICYNNAYFAKVGGISLPEMNYLEVDFLFGVGFDLNVSPETFGHYCAILQSEMLCLELEPESLLPPTAVAAAPGSRMHCCLSEDDGTSATTSSSNSTQQQQLAA